The Alkalibacter saccharofermentans DSM 14828 genome includes a window with the following:
- a CDS encoding amino acid ABC transporter ATP-binding protein — protein sequence MIEIKNLHKYFGDLEVLKGINLTVEESDVVCLIGASGSGKSTLLRCINYLEKKTEGEIWIDGKPVEETEDGINKVRQDVGMVFQRFNLFPHMTVAENVMEGPVTVKKMGKEEARKLAVELLEKVGIADKADVYPEMLSGGQQQRVAIARSLAMEPKVILFDEPTSALDPELVGEVLKVMKDLAQEGRTMIVVTHEMGFAKEVADRVIFLHDGMIAEEGAPKEIFENPKHERLQAFLGEILV from the coding sequence ATGATAGAGATAAAGAACCTCCACAAGTATTTTGGAGACCTGGAGGTATTGAAGGGAATCAATTTGACGGTTGAAGAAAGCGACGTGGTATGCTTGATAGGGGCCAGTGGTTCTGGTAAAAGCACGCTTCTTAGGTGCATAAACTACCTGGAGAAAAAGACTGAAGGAGAAATCTGGATAGATGGAAAGCCTGTTGAAGAGACCGAGGATGGAATCAATAAAGTACGCCAGGATGTGGGAATGGTATTTCAAAGATTCAACCTGTTTCCTCATATGACAGTTGCAGAAAACGTCATGGAAGGACCTGTCACTGTGAAGAAGATGGGTAAAGAAGAGGCACGAAAGCTCGCCGTTGAACTGTTGGAAAAGGTAGGAATAGCTGACAAGGCGGATGTATATCCGGAGATGCTATCAGGTGGTCAGCAGCAAAGGGTAGCCATTGCCAGGTCCCTTGCAATGGAACCAAAAGTGATACTCTTTGATGAGCCTACTTCGGCACTTGATCCTGAGCTTGTAGGTGAAGTCCTCAAAGTAATGAAAGATCTTGCTCAGGAGGGGAGGACGATGATCGTGGTGACCCACGAGATGGGCTTTGCCAAAGAAGTTGCAGACAGGGTGATATTTCTTCATGACGGCATGATAGCCGAGGAAGGAGCCCCTAAAGAAATTTTTGAAAATCCCAAGCACGAAAGACTTCAAGCATTCCTTGGGGAGATACTGGTATAG
- a CDS encoding DUF5320 domain-containing protein, whose translation MPRRDGTGPIGQGSLTGIGLGSWETGAFKKAAGAAGLGLGLRMGLGCRKGLKRNVRRRFALMDRFDSKEELRSQKKLLEARLREINKKLED comes from the coding sequence ATGCCGAGAAGAGATGGAACGGGGCCAATAGGTCAAGGATCGCTAACGGGAATAGGGTTGGGATCATGGGAAACTGGAGCTTTTAAAAAAGCCGCCGGAGCTGCAGGTTTAGGTCTTGGATTAAGGATGGGACTTGGATGCAGAAAAGGCCTCAAAAGAAATGTCAGAAGAAGGTTTGCTCTTATGGACCGGTTTGATTCAAAAGAAGAGCTGAGAAGCCAAAAAAAATTATTGGAAGCAAGATTAAGGGAAATAAATAAAAAGCTAGAAGATTAA
- a CDS encoding DUF134 domain-containing protein, translated as MPRPRKWRKVCCLPDSNLFGPLNAKLVEEDIIHMTVEEYETIRLIDLEGMMQEECANQMNVARTTVQRIYNEGKRKLALSLVEGKIIKIEGGDYKLCDEEEREEQIKCGRCRRRRQFVKDQEEM; from the coding sequence ATGCCCAGGCCGAGAAAGTGGAGGAAGGTTTGTTGCCTTCCAGACAGTAATCTATTTGGACCGTTAAATGCGAAACTCGTAGAAGAAGACATCATACATATGACTGTTGAGGAGTACGAAACTATCCGATTAATCGACCTAGAGGGAATGATGCAGGAAGAGTGTGCAAATCAAATGAACGTTGCAAGGACCACTGTCCAGAGAATCTACAATGAAGGCAAAAGAAAGCTTGCCCTGTCTTTAGTAGAAGGAAAAATTATCAAGATTGAAGGCGGAGACTACAAGCTTTGCGATGAAGAGGAAAGAGAAGAACAGATAAAATGCGGAAGATGCAGAAGACGCAGGCAATTTGTTAAAGATCAAGAGGAGATGTAG
- a CDS encoding NifB/NifX family molybdenum-iron cluster-binding protein — MKLAMPVNEKNIKSGICCSFGRAPWFMIYDTEIKKESFIDNSAASSAGGAGIKAAQLLVDQNIDGLITPRCGQNAAEVVQGADIQIIESQGEDIEENIKLFEKGKLVLLSEIHAGYHNHGK; from the coding sequence ATGAAATTAGCGATGCCGGTAAACGAAAAGAATATTAAATCTGGGATATGTTGCTCATTTGGAAGAGCGCCTTGGTTTATGATATACGATACTGAAATAAAAAAAGAGTCTTTTATAGACAATAGCGCTGCTTCGAGTGCAGGAGGCGCAGGCATAAAAGCTGCACAGCTATTAGTGGATCAAAATATCGATGGGTTAATAACACCTAGATGTGGACAAAATGCTGCAGAAGTTGTTCAAGGGGCAGATATCCAAATAATTGAAAGCCAAGGAGAGGATATAGAGGAAAATATTAAATTGTTTGAAAAAGGAAAGTTAGTTCTTCTGAGTGAAATTCATGCCGGATATCACAATCATGGAAAGTAA
- a CDS encoding 4Fe-4S binding protein translates to MESKKIAVLSGKGGTGKTFVSVNLADAAGTSAYIDCDVEEPNGHLFFKPEITAEEKVAVKIPVVDHDLCTGCRKCTEFCRFNALAYLKDKVKVLEDICHSCGGCALVCPQEAIYEKDMAIGKVEIGKSQQTKTLSGMMGIGKASGVPIIKRLLELGSHEDLTIIDCPPGSACVTMESIKDADFCVLVAEPTLFGVHNLAMVHELVNLFKIPFGAVLNKCTDGENPAEKYCDDNDIKILGKFDYDKEMGRQNSQGEIISRVDKTYNKKFTELLYAILEEVK, encoded by the coding sequence ATGGAAAGTAAAAAAATTGCAGTTCTGAGCGGCAAAGGCGGTACAGGAAAGACGTTTGTGTCTGTAAATTTAGCAGATGCTGCAGGTACAAGTGCATATATCGACTGCGACGTGGAAGAGCCAAACGGGCATTTATTCTTTAAGCCTGAGATAACAGCAGAAGAAAAAGTAGCTGTCAAGATTCCGGTAGTAGATCATGATCTGTGCACAGGATGCAGAAAGTGCACAGAGTTTTGTAGATTCAATGCACTAGCTTATCTAAAAGACAAAGTCAAAGTTCTTGAAGATATCTGCCATTCCTGTGGAGGTTGCGCCCTGGTATGTCCCCAAGAGGCAATTTATGAAAAAGATATGGCTATCGGCAAGGTAGAAATAGGAAAATCACAGCAAACGAAGACCTTAAGTGGGATGATGGGTATTGGCAAAGCCAGTGGGGTTCCCATAATAAAGAGGCTTCTTGAGTTAGGATCTCATGAAGATTTAACAATAATAGATTGTCCTCCGGGAAGTGCCTGCGTGACCATGGAAAGCATCAAAGATGCTGATTTTTGCGTTTTAGTGGCTGAACCTACTTTGTTTGGAGTCCATAATCTTGCCATGGTACATGAACTTGTAAATCTATTTAAGATACCATTTGGAGCAGTTTTAAATAAATGCACCGATGGAGAAAACCCGGCAGAAAAATACTGCGACGACAACGATATAAAAATTCTTGGCAAGTTCGATTATGACAAGGAAATGGGAAGACAAAATTCTCAAGGCGAAATAATATCTAGAGTTGACAAAACATACAACAAGAAGTTTACAGAGTTGCTGTATGCAATTTTGGAGGAAGTAAAATGA
- a CDS encoding ATP-binding protein, with translation MRQLLILSGKGGTGKTTVASAFIDFADAEAFADCDVDAPNLHLVMHIREEPEINNYFGMGKAEIDQSKCISCGLCMKKCRFDSISFSKGAYHVGEFGCEGCGVCVFLCPQDAIDIKADVAGELRIYKNTRVFSTATLKMGSGTSGKLVTEVKKNMQKSCNKDAFAIIDGSPGIGCPVIASISGVDMVLIVAEPSVSGISDMERIIKTAKGFNTKIMVCINKYDTNLEKAIEIEEYCKRNDIPFMGKISYDDNAAEAINKGMSLGKVNCRASNEIKKVYQNTMKYFNES, from the coding sequence ATGAGACAGCTATTGATACTTAGTGGGAAAGGGGGTACCGGTAAGACTACGGTTGCAAGTGCCTTCATAGATTTTGCCGATGCAGAGGCTTTTGCAGATTGTGATGTTGATGCTCCCAACCTGCACTTGGTGATGCATATCAGGGAAGAACCAGAGATAAACAATTACTTCGGTATGGGAAAAGCGGAAATTGATCAATCAAAATGCATCTCATGCGGTCTATGCATGAAAAAATGTAGGTTTGATTCCATAAGCTTCAGTAAGGGCGCTTATCATGTTGGAGAATTCGGATGTGAAGGGTGTGGAGTTTGTGTTTTTTTATGTCCTCAGGATGCTATTGATATTAAAGCCGATGTGGCCGGAGAATTGCGCATTTATAAAAACACTAGGGTATTTTCAACTGCTACATTAAAGATGGGCAGTGGAACTTCCGGCAAGCTTGTAACCGAAGTGAAGAAAAATATGCAAAAGTCCTGCAATAAGGATGCATTTGCCATAATAGATGGATCCCCAGGGATAGGATGCCCCGTAATAGCGTCAATCAGCGGAGTAGACATGGTTTTGATAGTAGCGGAGCCTTCAGTTTCGGGAATTAGCGACATGGAGAGGATCATAAAAACTGCTAAAGGTTTTAATACCAAAATAATGGTTTGCATAAACAAATACGATACAAATTTAGAAAAAGCAATTGAAATAGAAGAGTATTGTAAAAGAAACGATATACCCTTCATGGGCAAGATTTCTTATGATGATAATGCGGCAGAAGCTATAAACAAAGGAATGAGCCTTGGGAAGGTAAATTGCAGAGCGTCGAACGAGATAAAAAAGGTTTACCAAAATACGATGAAATACTTTAATGAGAGCTAG
- a CDS encoding MBL fold metallo-hydrolase codes for MIIRVLSENTCGQDLLKAEHGLSLHIQTGEKKIIFDMGQGPCFIKNAKAIGVDLTEVDIGFISHGHYDHGGGLRAFLSVNQKAKVFINKKSFDEHYSLRNNKNIIYIGIDEKLLANNRIMCINGDYKVDDNLEIISKVDVKDEFWPAVNNNLYKSVSGEMTNDDFDHEQNLVINNNGKSYLFCGCAHKGIVNITEEFYARNKSYPDYIIGGFHFDSKSNENKLDDNMIMEIGRYLLSTQATCLTGHCTGRSGFKILRRIMKEKIKYMAVGTQWNI; via the coding sequence ATGATTATAAGGGTATTATCTGAAAATACATGTGGCCAAGATTTATTAAAAGCTGAACACGGTCTTAGCCTGCACATTCAAACAGGTGAAAAAAAAATCATTTTTGATATGGGGCAAGGACCTTGCTTTATAAAAAATGCAAAAGCAATAGGGGTAGATTTGACAGAAGTTGATATAGGATTCATATCTCATGGGCACTATGATCATGGAGGAGGATTAAGAGCATTTTTATCTGTAAATCAAAAGGCAAAAGTCTTTATCAATAAAAAATCTTTTGATGAACATTACTCTTTGAGAAACAACAAGAATATAATTTACATTGGAATAGATGAAAAGCTCCTGGCAAACAATCGGATCATGTGCATAAATGGTGATTATAAAGTTGATGATAATTTGGAAATAATATCTAAGGTAGATGTAAAAGATGAGTTTTGGCCTGCAGTGAACAACAATCTTTATAAATCGGTGAGTGGTGAAATGACAAATGACGACTTTGATCACGAGCAAAACTTGGTAATTAATAATAACGGGAAATCATATCTGTTTTGCGGTTGTGCTCATAAAGGGATTGTAAATATTACAGAAGAATTTTATGCAAGAAATAAAAGCTATCCTGATTATATTATAGGAGGATTTCATTTTGACAGCAAATCTAACGAAAACAAGCTTGATGATAATATGATTATGGAAATAGGACGATATCTATTAAGCACTCAGGCTACGTGCCTAACCGGACATTGTACCGGCAGATCAGGGTTTAAAATATTAAGAAGAATTATGAAGGAAAAAATCAAATATATGGCTGTTGGAACACAATGGAACATATAA
- a CDS encoding iron-sulfur cluster carrier protein MrpORP, giving the protein MNQTDKQVDFSEKLHPQSNVKKVIGVVSGKGGVGKSLVTSLLAVTMQRRQHRVAILDADITGPSIPKAFGLTEKASATELGLLPVKSKTGIDIMSINLLLENDTDPVVWRGPIIAGTVKQFWSEVIWSDIDYMFVDMPPGTGDVPLTVFQSLPVDGIIVVASPQELVSMIVAKAVNMAKMMEIPVLGLVENMSYFACPNCEEKYPIFGESRIDETAKEYGLDVIAKIPVDPRLASVCDRGMVELFIGDWFDSFGEKLDGNENLEEEVEESKMKIAVASENNQVTQHFGHCESFMVYDVEGSKIVKSETIANPGHRPGFLPNFLYDMGVNVIISGGMGGGAIDIFNEKGIQVVTGAKGESQKVAEDFIGGNLLYTGSVCRDHHHESSCH; this is encoded by the coding sequence ATGAATCAAACTGACAAACAAGTCGACTTTTCAGAAAAGCTTCATCCACAAAGCAATGTTAAAAAAGTTATAGGCGTGGTAAGCGGAAAGGGCGGCGTAGGAAAATCTTTGGTTACATCACTTCTTGCTGTGACCATGCAAAGGAGACAGCACAGGGTAGCTATATTGGATGCGGACATAACGGGTCCTTCTATACCCAAGGCTTTTGGCCTTACTGAAAAAGCATCTGCTACAGAGCTTGGGCTCCTTCCTGTAAAGAGCAAAACAGGTATAGATATAATGTCTATAAATCTTCTCTTAGAAAATGATACCGACCCTGTTGTCTGGAGAGGACCTATAATTGCAGGGACGGTTAAGCAGTTTTGGAGCGAGGTGATATGGTCTGATATTGATTATATGTTCGTAGACATGCCTCCTGGAACAGGAGATGTACCCCTTACAGTGTTTCAGTCATTGCCTGTTGACGGAATTATAGTAGTAGCTTCTCCACAGGAATTGGTATCTATGATAGTTGCAAAAGCCGTAAATATGGCAAAAATGATGGAAATTCCTGTGCTAGGGCTGGTTGAAAACATGTCATATTTTGCATGCCCTAACTGTGAAGAAAAATACCCTATATTTGGAGAGAGCCGAATCGATGAAACTGCAAAGGAATACGGACTTGATGTGATAGCAAAGATACCGGTAGATCCAAGGCTTGCCAGCGTTTGCGACAGAGGAATGGTGGAACTTTTCATAGGAGATTGGTTTGACAGCTTCGGCGAAAAACTTGATGGGAACGAAAATCTTGAAGAGGAAGTAGAGGAAAGCAAAATGAAAATTGCAGTTGCAAGTGAAAACAATCAAGTAACCCAGCACTTTGGTCACTGTGAAAGCTTTATGGTATATGATGTAGAAGGATCAAAAATAGTAAAGTCTGAAACTATAGCCAACCCGGGACACAGACCGGGCTTTTTACCGAACTTTTTATATGACATGGGAGTAAACGTGATAATATCAGGCGGCATGGGCGGCGGAGCTATCGATATATTCAATGAAAAGGGAATCCAGGTAGTTACCGGAGCTAAGGGAGAATCGCAAAAGGTTGCAGAAGATTTTATAGGCGGCAATCTCCTATATACCGGCTCTGTTTGCAGGGATCACCACCATGAAAGCAGTTGCCACTAA
- a CDS encoding MOSC domain-containing protein: MGKVHKLQLKLTRGEEPSQVEELNLIAGEGIKGDAFSGDDENRQLTLMDYQARAENQDKADGFCLARFTENISLQDLEVSELEVGDKLLIGGTQLEITIAGKKCYPECPVYKREGNCGLWKKAAFAKVTKSGWIKVGDQALKR; encoded by the coding sequence ATGGGAAAGGTTCATAAATTGCAATTAAAGCTTACAAGAGGGGAAGAGCCTTCGCAAGTAGAGGAGTTGAACTTAATTGCAGGGGAAGGTATCAAAGGAGATGCTTTTTCGGGAGATGATGAAAATAGGCAGCTGACATTGATGGATTATCAGGCAAGAGCTGAAAATCAAGACAAGGCAGATGGATTCTGCCTGGCCCGTTTTACGGAAAATATATCTCTACAGGACTTGGAGGTTTCAGAACTAGAGGTTGGCGACAAGCTCCTAATAGGAGGCACGCAGCTGGAAATAACAATAGCGGGTAAGAAATGCTACCCGGAATGTCCAGTATATAAAAGGGAAGGCAATTGCGGGCTTTGGAAAAAAGCCGCTTTTGCAAAAGTGACTAAAAGCGGCTGGATTAAAGTTGGAGATCAGGCCTTAAAAAGGTAA
- a CDS encoding Hsp20 family protein has product MAGLVPFNRKDTGLFDTGFGDVYNMLDDFFTDNWLPSRNLARDSFKVDVQENDTEYVIEADLPGIKKEEISLSFDHGRLEIAVKKEEKFDEEKKNYIHKERRITSMCRNLYLADASGDEIKAKLEEGVLKINVAKKAQKSEDKKIEIE; this is encoded by the coding sequence ATGGCAGGATTAGTACCGTTCAATAGGAAAGACACTGGTTTATTCGATACCGGCTTCGGGGACGTCTACAACATGCTTGACGACTTTTTTACCGACAATTGGTTGCCGTCAAGAAACTTGGCCAGAGACTCATTTAAAGTAGATGTACAGGAAAACGACACGGAATATGTCATCGAGGCTGACCTTCCGGGAATAAAAAAAGAAGAAATAAGCTTGTCTTTCGATCATGGAAGACTGGAGATAGCAGTCAAAAAGGAAGAAAAATTCGATGAAGAGAAGAAAAACTACATCCACAAGGAAAGACGCATAACTTCGATGTGCAGAAATCTCTACCTGGCAGATGCAAGCGGAGATGAGATCAAGGCAAAGCTTGAAGAGGGAGTGCTTAAAATCAACGTAGCTAAAAAGGCTCAGAAATCAGAAGATAAAAAAATTGAAATCGAATGA
- a CDS encoding VOC family protein, with the protein MSFLWTTIKVADLEKSIEFYTDIVGLTVNRRFPAGPGREIAFLGDGGTEVELIFDAQRNDPPSYTRDISMGFSVADIGKKIDEIKSKGIGVHSGPFKPNPNIEFFYITDPDGVMIQFAQNL; encoded by the coding sequence ATGAGCTTCTTATGGACGACTATTAAGGTTGCAGATTTGGAAAAATCCATCGAATTTTACACCGACATCGTGGGACTTACGGTAAACCGAAGATTCCCCGCAGGACCGGGAAGAGAAATTGCTTTTTTAGGAGACGGTGGAACAGAGGTTGAGCTTATATTTGATGCTCAGAGGAATGATCCCCCTTCTTACACCAGGGATATCTCCATGGGATTTTCGGTTGCAGATATTGGGAAGAAAATTGATGAAATCAAGTCAAAGGGTATCGGTGTACACAGCGGACCTTTTAAGCCCAATCCAAATATCGAGTTCTTTTACATAACCGATCCTGATGGCGTGATGATACAGTTCGCACAAAACTTATAG
- a CDS encoding acyl-CoA thioesterase, with translation MSNIHQYKRSVHYYETDQMGIVHHSNYIRWFEEARVYMLDELSLPYDRLESTGVMIPVLGVECDFKTPVRFGDTVLISCNIESFSGVRISMEYNVTSLEGHLHAFGKSRHAFVDKNMKPLRLKRTNPEIYDIFEDEIKRRKD, from the coding sequence ATGAGTAATATTCACCAGTACAAACGCTCTGTCCACTACTATGAAACCGACCAAATGGGAATAGTTCACCATTCAAATTACATAAGGTGGTTTGAAGAAGCCAGGGTATACATGTTGGATGAGCTGTCTTTGCCCTATGACCGATTAGAATCAACTGGTGTAATGATACCCGTTTTAGGCGTTGAGTGTGACTTTAAAACGCCTGTCAGGTTTGGTGATACTGTGCTGATTTCATGCAATATAGAGTCTTTCAGCGGCGTCAGGATTTCTATGGAATACAATGTGACTAGCCTGGAGGGTCATCTCCATGCCTTTGGAAAAAGCCGTCATGCATTTGTGGATAAAAACATGAAGCCACTCAGATTGAAGAGGACTAACCCGGAAATATACGATATATTTGAAGATGAAATTAAAAGGAGGAAAGATTAA
- a CDS encoding tRNA 2-thiocytidine biosynthesis TtcA family protein, whose translation MEKHQLIERSIIKKYRKEIWNRFIKSVIRYDLVNEGDKIAVCISGGKDSMLMAKAMQLLQKHGKFSFDLVFLVMDPGYNNRNRQVIESNANLLKVPITVFESSIYDIVAGTEQSPCYLCAKMRRGALYSKAKELGCNKIALGHHFDDVIETTLMSMLYSAEIKTMMPKLKSSNFEDMELIRPMYMVREDDILAWKRYNELEFIRCACRLTEKCVLGDDGIGSKRQEMKALIKKLKRDTPGVDMNIFTSMHNVNLDTVIEYRKKGQRHSFLEDYDADKVDHNE comes from the coding sequence ATGGAAAAACATCAACTGATAGAAAGAAGCATAATCAAAAAATATAGAAAAGAAATATGGAACAGGTTTATTAAGTCTGTAATCAGATACGACTTGGTAAATGAAGGTGACAAAATAGCTGTCTGCATTTCCGGGGGCAAGGACTCTATGCTTATGGCAAAGGCCATGCAGCTGTTGCAAAAACACGGGAAATTCAGCTTCGACCTTGTTTTTTTGGTAATGGATCCCGGATACAATAACAGAAACCGTCAAGTTATCGAAAGCAACGCCAACCTTTTAAAGGTTCCTATCACTGTCTTTGAATCCAGCATTTACGACATCGTGGCAGGAACAGAGCAGTCCCCTTGCTATCTGTGCGCAAAGATGAGAAGAGGCGCCCTATACTCTAAGGCGAAAGAACTGGGCTGCAACAAAATCGCCTTGGGCCATCATTTTGACGACGTCATCGAAACAACCCTTATGAGCATGCTCTATAGCGCGGAGATAAAGACGATGATGCCCAAGCTAAAAAGCAGCAACTTTGAAGACATGGAGCTTATCAGGCCCATGTACATGGTTCGAGAAGATGACATATTGGCGTGGAAAAGATACAATGAGCTGGAATTTATACGATGCGCCTGCAGATTGACAGAAAAATGCGTCCTGGGGGATGACGGAATCGGTTCGAAGCGTCAGGAAATGAAAGCACTTATAAAAAAATTAAAAAGAGACACCCCGGGAGTGGACATGAATATATTTACAAGCATGCACAACGTAAACTTGGATACTGTCATAGAATACCGAAAAAAGGGTCAGCGCCATAGTTTTTTGGAAGACTACGATGCTGACAAGGTAGATCACAATGAGTAA
- a CDS encoding cysteine desulfurase family protein, whose protein sequence is MIYLDYAATTPVDSDVLEIFNKSTNEYFANPNTSHLLGKIAFERIRTAEKTILNLLDLSDREIVFTSGASEANNLAITGYAQQNPHKGKHAITTFLEHSSVTGPIMSLKNRGYDLDFVDVDEYGRVDLKSLSSLMREETSLVSVCLVDSEAGVMQDIDAIAREIKKYPNCILHVDVTQGIGKAHLRLKAADLITFSAHKFYGINGCGALIKNKSISLEPQIKGGLSLSPYRSGTPSAPLIISLEQALVTSIDKLEERQRKILFLNRDLKKYFSQFKNIKINSTYYSIPNILSISVEGVKGEAIADYLSEKEIYLSAKSACSAPNTPSRSVYSITRDKKRALSALRISLSHLTTSDEMKIFKKEFKSCIDSFK, encoded by the coding sequence TTGATATACTTGGATTATGCAGCGACTACTCCTGTTGATTCAGACGTGCTCGAAATCTTCAACAAAAGTACAAATGAATACTTTGCCAACCCAAATACATCTCATCTGCTAGGGAAAATAGCATTTGAGAGGATACGCACGGCGGAAAAGACAATACTAAACCTACTTGACCTGTCAGATCGGGAGATAGTATTCACCAGTGGTGCCAGCGAAGCAAACAACTTGGCAATTACAGGATACGCACAGCAAAATCCACATAAAGGAAAGCACGCAATCACTACTTTTTTGGAGCATTCCTCTGTAACCGGGCCCATAATGTCCTTAAAGAATAGAGGCTATGACCTTGATTTTGTGGATGTGGACGAATATGGCCGAGTGGATTTGAAATCCCTGAGCTCACTTATGAGAGAAGAGACTTCTTTGGTTTCAGTCTGCCTTGTAGATAGCGAGGCCGGGGTAATGCAAGATATTGATGCTATTGCCCGGGAAATAAAAAAATATCCAAACTGCATCCTTCACGTGGATGTAACACAGGGAATAGGAAAAGCCCACCTACGTTTGAAAGCAGCTGATTTGATAACATTTTCTGCACACAAGTTCTACGGCATAAACGGATGCGGCGCTCTCATAAAAAATAAAAGCATATCACTGGAGCCCCAAATAAAGGGTGGTCTTAGCCTTTCTCCATATAGAAGCGGGACGCCTTCAGCTCCCCTGATAATCTCGCTGGAGCAAGCCCTCGTCACTAGTATTGACAAACTGGAAGAGCGACAAAGGAAAATACTCTTTTTAAACCGAGACTTGAAAAAATATTTCAGTCAATTTAAAAACATAAAAATAAACTCCACATACTACTCCATACCCAATATTCTCAGCATAAGCGTCGAAGGAGTAAAGGGAGAGGCCATCGCCGATTATTTAAGCGAAAAAGAGATATATCTGTCCGCAAAGTCGGCATGCTCCGCACCTAACACCCCATCTCGCTCTGTCTACTCCATTACCAGGGATAAAAAAAGGGCTCTAAGCGCTCTAAGGATCAGCTTAAGCCATTTGACCACATCGGATGAGATGAAAATATTTAAAAAGGAATTTAAAAGCTGCATTGACAGTTTTAAATAG
- a CDS encoding sugar ABC transporter substrate-binding protein, which yields MKKYRKLIVFATVLMLLLATLTGCGTDGTDDDGNGGDGATRIGIVLPTKDEPRWVQDETRFNEALADTDYSVEILFSQGSSASEKANVESLLTKGIDVLIICPHDGDAAAAAAEAAAAEGVTVISYDRLITGTDAVDYYVTFDSIAVGAAQGQYLVDSAEGEGNPLYLYAGASSDNNAFLFFEGAWSVLQPKIADGTFVIKNSSEAVALQDKAELTRDEMGRIISQVTTNWDFNEAKNKAESHLTAAAAADKGDVYILAPNDGTARSIADVFASDNDVTSYVVTGQDAEKASVQYIIDGKQSMTVFKDVRTLVKDSIEMAISVLEGNTPQTTGSYNNNVTDVPAKQTEVIVVDQDNLKAALIDSGYYEASEFTGLE from the coding sequence ATGAAAAAGTATCGTAAGTTAATCGTTTTTGCAACTGTGTTGATGCTTCTTTTGGCTACTCTGACAGGATGCGGTACAGACGGGACTGACGATGACGGCAACGGTGGAGATGGCGCTACAAGAATAGGTATAGTGCTTCCTACAAAAGACGAGCCTAGATGGGTTCAAGACGAGACTAGATTCAACGAAGCATTGGCTGATACAGACTATTCGGTAGAAATATTGTTTAGCCAAGGTTCATCAGCAAGCGAAAAGGCAAATGTAGAATCATTGCTGACAAAAGGAATAGATGTGCTGATCATCTGTCCACATGACGGCGATGCGGCAGCAGCGGCAGCAGAAGCGGCAGCGGCAGAGGGTGTAACGGTAATATCATACGACAGGCTCATAACAGGTACAGATGCTGTAGATTACTATGTGACATTTGACTCCATAGCGGTTGGAGCAGCCCAGGGGCAGTATTTGGTTGACAGCGCAGAAGGAGAGGGAAATCCTCTATACCTATATGCCGGAGCATCTTCCGACAACAATGCTTTTTTATTCTTTGAAGGCGCATGGAGCGTATTGCAGCCTAAAATAGCCGACGGAACATTCGTAATTAAAAATTCATCGGAAGCTGTGGCACTTCAAGACAAGGCCGAGCTTACTAGAGACGAAATGGGCAGGATTATCAGCCAGGTAACAACCAACTGGGATTTCAACGAAGCTAAAAATAAAGCAGAATCACATCTTACAGCAGCAGCGGCAGCAGACAAGGGAGATGTTTATATTCTGGCTCCTAACGACGGCACCGCAAGATCTATAGCAGATGTCTTTGCATCTGACAATGATGTGACCAGCTACGTGGTAACAGGACAAGATGCTGAAAAGGCATCGGTACAATATATAATAGACGGAAAACAGTCCATGACCGTATTCAAGGATGTTAGGACTCTTGTCAAAGATTCCATAGAAATGGCGATTTCCGTTCTTGAAGGAAACACTCCTCAAACCACAGGTTCATACAATAACAACGTAACAGATGTTCCTGCCAAGCAGACTGAGGTAATAGTCGTAGATCAGGACAATTTGAAAGCTGCCTTGATAGATTCGGGATATTATGAAGCATCTGAATTTACAGGATTGGAATAA